The following coding sequences are from one Roseburia hominis A2-183 window:
- a CDS encoding cell wall hydrolase has protein sequence MSLKKRAIEGIVVAGSLVMMSTIAQAADLDGVQVRNAAVQAETDFATGGTAGVVARLDQLEAEAFGDIEAATAGVNQTGRLLVATAEEAVSDTEAAETLDAQLQQAEATETQQADAAQSETEAAQSQADGEQAADAEQTDADAQSEDAQSTDADQMSAEEQEWQNRLMADVDDFLYIRESGDENAAIVGKLYKGDVAEIAETGDTWTHVESGNVDGYVKNSYCVTGSEAYTYANDTFDTEVEIQTNGLRIRSSADPDASVLAAVSTGMTFPLDADAETVDGWVAIDYKGTTGYVSAEYVTTELALGEAVTIEEEQAAAAKAAAEAAKSSQVSSAGTVQNSAVSASVDDVTLLAALIQCEAGNECYEGQLAVGAVVMNRVRSGRYAGSIYGVIYQAGQFPPAGRGAVASIAANGPKSSCIQAAQEALNGADNTGGATCFSRASSGHAGVVIGNHVFY, from the coding sequence ATGAGTTTGAAGAAAAGAGCGATTGAGGGAATCGTGGTTGCCGGATCCCTGGTGATGATGAGCACAATCGCACAGGCTGCTGATCTTGACGGAGTACAGGTAAGGAACGCAGCGGTACAGGCAGAGACGGACTTCGCTACAGGGGGAACAGCAGGAGTTGTTGCCCGGTTAGATCAGTTAGAAGCAGAGGCATTTGGTGATATTGAAGCGGCGACAGCCGGTGTGAACCAGACAGGAAGACTTCTGGTTGCTACAGCGGAGGAAGCGGTTTCGGATACAGAAGCTGCGGAGACATTAGATGCACAGCTGCAGCAGGCCGAAGCAACAGAGACACAGCAGGCAGATGCAGCACAGAGCGAGACAGAGGCAGCACAGAGCCAGGCAGATGGCGAGCAGGCAGCGGATGCAGAGCAGACAGACGCTGATGCGCAGTCGGAGGATGCACAGAGCACGGACGCAGATCAGATGTCTGCGGAAGAGCAGGAGTGGCAGAACCGCCTGATGGCAGATGTCGACGATTTCCTGTATATCAGGGAATCCGGAGACGAAAATGCAGCGATTGTCGGCAAATTATACAAGGGAGATGTGGCGGAGATCGCCGAGACAGGCGATACCTGGACACATGTGGAATCCGGAAACGTAGACGGATATGTGAAAAATTCCTACTGCGTGACGGGATCGGAAGCATATACCTATGCGAACGATACATTTGATACAGAGGTAGAGATCCAGACGAACGGACTTCGCATCAGAAGCAGCGCAGACCCGGACGCGTCCGTGCTGGCAGCGGTATCGACGGGAATGACTTTTCCGCTGGATGCAGATGCGGAGACCGTAGACGGATGGGTTGCGATTGATTACAAGGGAACCACCGGTTATGTGAGCGCAGAGTATGTGACGACGGAGCTTGCACTCGGTGAGGCTGTCACGATCGAGGAGGAGCAGGCAGCAGCTGCGAAGGCTGCGGCAGAAGCGGCAAAGTCCTCACAGGTGTCCAGCGCGGGTACCGTTCAGAATTCTGCAGTGTCCGCTTCGGTGGATGATGTGACACTGCTTGCCGCACTGATTCAGTGCGAGGCAGGAAACGAGTGCTACGAAGGACAGCTTGCAGTCGGTGCGGTTGTCATGAACCGTGTGAGATCCGGCAGATATGCGGGCAGCATTTACGGTGTAATATATCAGGCAGGACAGTTCCCACCGGCAGGAAGAGGAGCCGTTGCAAGCATTGCTGCAAACGGTCCGAAGTCCAGCTGCATTCAGGCAGCACAGGAAGCACTCAACGGTGCTGACAATACGGGCGGTGCGACATGCTTTAGCAGAGCTTCTTCCGGACACGCGGGTGTGGTAATCGGGAACCACGTATTTTATTAA
- a CDS encoding undecaprenyldiphospho-muramoylpentapeptide beta-N-acetylglucosaminyltransferase: MKKIVMTGGGTAGHVTPNIALFPALQKEGYEISYIGSYEGIEKRLIEEQGVPYYGISSGKLRRYFDPKNFSDPFKVLKGYHQSIRLLKKLKPDVVFSKGGFVSVPVVLAASRCHIPAIIHESDLTPGLANRIAIPKATKVCCNFPETMAHVPEDKAVLTGTPIRAELLSGDAGRAFALCNFTDSAKPALLIVGGSSGSRAINTAIRDLLPELIKNYNVIHLCGKGNVDTSLNAIAGYAQFEYANEELADLFALSSLVISRAGANAICELLALRKPNILIPLPAAASRGDQILNANSFRSQGFSYVLEEEELTNTTLLEAIDHVFHKKDAYIDAMEHSKVTNSIETIMGLIREASSHK, translated from the coding sequence ATGAAGAAAATTGTTATGACCGGAGGGGGAACTGCAGGGCATGTAACGCCGAATATTGCTTTATTTCCAGCTCTGCAGAAGGAAGGTTATGAAATATCCTACATCGGTTCCTATGAGGGAATCGAAAAACGGCTGATCGAGGAGCAGGGTGTACCGTATTACGGCATCTCGTCCGGAAAGCTCAGACGTTATTTTGATCCGAAAAATTTTTCGGATCCGTTCAAAGTTTTAAAAGGCTACCATCAATCCATCCGTCTTTTGAAAAAGTTAAAGCCGGATGTCGTTTTCTCAAAGGGAGGCTTTGTCTCCGTGCCGGTTGTGCTTGCAGCAAGCCGCTGCCATATTCCTGCGATCATCCATGAATCGGATCTCACGCCGGGACTCGCCAACCGCATTGCGATTCCAAAAGCCACAAAAGTATGCTGCAATTTCCCGGAGACGATGGCACATGTTCCCGAGGATAAAGCCGTGCTTACCGGCACGCCCATCCGTGCGGAATTACTGTCCGGAGATGCCGGCCGCGCTTTTGCACTCTGCAATTTTACAGATTCCGCAAAACCGGCGCTTCTGATCGTCGGCGGAAGCAGCGGCTCCCGTGCCATCAATACCGCCATCCGGGATCTGCTTCCGGAGCTGATAAAAAATTATAATGTCATTCACCTGTGCGGCAAGGGAAATGTAGACACTTCCCTGAACGCCATCGCCGGTTATGCCCAGTTTGAGTATGCCAACGAGGAACTTGCCGACCTGTTCGCACTCTCCTCTCTTGTCATCTCCCGCGCCGGAGCCAACGCAATCTGCGAGCTTCTCGCACTGCGCAAACCGAATATCTTGATTCCGCTCCCGGCAGCAGCCAGCCGCGGCGATCAGATCTTAAACGCCAACTCTTTCCGTTCCCAGGGATTCAGCTATGTTCTTGAGGAGGAAGAACTGACCAACACCACACTGTTGGAAGCCATCGACCATGTCTTCCACAAAAAGGACGCTTATATCGATGCCATGGAGCACAGCAAGGTCACAAACTCCATCGAGACGATCATGGGACTGATCCGCGAGGCATCTTCACACAAATAG
- a CDS encoding HIT family protein, whose protein sequence is MRQADCIFCKIIAGEIPSNTIYEDDTFKVILDASPASKGHALILPKKHYADIYDIDEEVAGKAMKLAKKLAGHMTEVLGCDGFNILQNNHEVAGQTVFHFHMHLIPRYQNAENNDILMWSHENFSDEEMAQIRDSLSRN, encoded by the coding sequence ATGAGACAAGCAGACTGTATTTTTTGTAAGATTATTGCGGGAGAGATTCCGTCCAACACGATCTATGAGGATGACACATTTAAGGTGATTCTCGATGCAAGCCCGGCGTCAAAAGGACACGCGCTGATTCTTCCGAAGAAGCACTATGCGGATATCTATGATATCGATGAGGAAGTTGCAGGAAAAGCCATGAAGCTTGCCAAGAAGCTTGCAGGACATATGACAGAGGTTCTTGGCTGTGATGGATTTAATATTCTTCAGAATAATCACGAAGTTGCAGGACAGACAGTATTCCACTTCCATATGCATCTGATTCCACGCTATCAGAACGCGGAGAATAACGACATTCTGATGTGGAGCCATGAGAACTTCTCGGATGAGGAGATGGCACAGATCAGAGATTCTCTGAGCCGGAACTAG
- a CDS encoding sensor histidine kinase, whose translation MLNQINKAGITLLSNEDYLHIFHEIKNSITLINSSLQLVEKKHPEVREFDYWSESMSELCFLKNMVIQLSSARLCNQLNLMQVSIYSFMHQIDTSIRVLSWKNFVCNFQLEENLPLIELDPQLLKQAVINIIKNAFEAMHESGTTDVHVFYEEPFMSIAITDHGGGLDPALADTIFQPFITSKTGGSGLGLVITRQIIESHHGTLTCDSRPGDGCTFTIALPLTQN comes from the coding sequence GTGTTAAATCAGATCAACAAGGCAGGGATTACATTGTTAAGCAACGAGGATTACCTTCATATTTTCCACGAAATAAAAAATTCTATTACGTTGATAAACAGCTCCCTTCAGCTCGTTGAAAAGAAACACCCTGAAGTGCGGGAATTTGACTACTGGAGTGAATCCATGTCGGAACTCTGTTTTCTGAAAAACATGGTCATTCAGCTGTCCTCTGCGCGGCTGTGCAATCAACTGAATCTGATGCAGGTAAGCATTTATTCGTTTATGCATCAGATCGACACTTCCATCCGTGTACTATCCTGGAAGAACTTTGTCTGTAACTTCCAGCTTGAAGAGAACCTTCCCCTGATCGAACTGGATCCGCAGCTTTTAAAACAAGCTGTCATAAATATTATCAAAAATGCATTTGAAGCCATGCATGAGAGTGGCACTACCGATGTCCACGTCTTTTATGAAGAACCCTTTATGAGCATTGCCATCACTGACCACGGCGGCGGACTCGACCCGGCTCTGGCGGATACCATCTTCCAGCCTTTTATTACCTCCAAAACGGGAGGCAGCGGTCTGGGACTTGTCATTACCCGTCAGATCATCGAATCACACCACGGTACATTAACCTGCGATTCCAGACCGGGTGACGGATGCACCTTCACCATCGCACTTCCTCTTACGCAAAATTGA
- a CDS encoding SCP2 sterol-binding domain-containing protein, which yields MKVNIYYGGRGLLDDPTLYVLNKMEEVLRELRVTVDRINIYEHKNEIATLPQTMKEADGIILATTIEWLGIGGYMQQFLDACWLYGDKEKIQTTYMQPIVMSTTYGEREGEMTLANAWEILGGLPCPGLCGYVEDLVSFEMNKDYTVIIEKKAENLYRTISQKMKSLPNSNLAVRQSVLRTPQMELTPQESEQLSKYVSDDSYVKKQKEDIQELASMFKDMLGKVSQEEDVAYIDQLRNAFVPQQDFHARYLFMFADKKKPLFIEVKDEDLTIQYGQEENIDIYAKLTPEVMDGVIAGRMTFQRAFMTGEMTAKGNFKILRMLDTVFNFA from the coding sequence ATGAAAGTAAATATTTATTACGGTGGACGGGGACTGTTGGACGATCCGACACTTTATGTTTTGAATAAGATGGAAGAAGTGCTGCGCGAACTGCGTGTGACGGTCGATCGGATCAATATCTATGAGCACAAGAATGAAATAGCGACCCTGCCGCAGACGATGAAAGAGGCGGACGGTATTATTCTTGCGACCACGATCGAGTGGCTCGGAATCGGCGGCTACATGCAGCAGTTTCTCGATGCATGCTGGCTGTACGGCGATAAGGAGAAGATTCAGACGACCTATATGCAGCCGATCGTGATGTCTACGACCTACGGGGAGCGTGAGGGTGAGATGACGCTGGCAAATGCCTGGGAGATTCTCGGCGGGCTTCCGTGTCCGGGACTCTGCGGATATGTGGAGGATCTGGTGTCGTTTGAGATGAACAAGGACTACACGGTCATCATTGAGAAGAAGGCGGAGAATCTCTACCGGACGATTTCTCAGAAGATGAAAAGTCTCCCGAACAGTAACCTCGCGGTCAGACAGAGTGTGCTGCGCACACCGCAGATGGAACTCACTCCACAGGAAAGTGAGCAGCTGTCCAAGTATGTATCGGATGACAGCTATGTGAAGAAGCAGAAGGAAGATATTCAGGAACTGGCATCCATGTTCAAGGATATGCTTGGAAAGGTCAGCCAGGAAGAGGATGTAGCCTATATCGATCAGCTGCGCAATGCGTTTGTTCCGCAGCAGGATTTTCATGCCAGATATCTGTTTATGTTTGCAGATAAGAAAAAGCCGCTTTTTATTGAAGTGAAAGATGAGGATCTCACGATACAATATGGTCAGGAAGAGAATATTGATATCTATGCAAAACTGACGCCGGAAGTAATGGATGGCGTGATTGCCGGGAGGATGACATTCCAGAGAGCCTTTATGACAGGCGAGATGACTGCGAAGGGCAATTTTAAGATTCTGCGGATGCTGGATACCGTGTTCAATTTTGCGTAA
- a CDS encoding rhomboid family intramembrane serine protease, which translates to MENAAVANVLRGEGYRYCHTNLAEAGIYYKYYQEGFHIVMAVDLSGGNRFSVQQYRSMEEHAMDLFYHPQGRLGDFPDGFPVYHVEMLTLLIGGDSEVERKLCAECRNVWVYQPQSGRLLIYENQPGDFFGLRGALEQGAGTGGAGETSRQGTGAGGWAETSRQGAGACGWAETSWQDTGTAYASAQNTAKNRLGILWKNIRAEYVTIALVTVNVITYLVLEWLGDTTNGFFMAEHGAMYPDFIRINHEWWRIISAGFLHFGAVHLVNNMVILYCMGSRLERVTGHLKYFLIYLVSLIGAGLLSYGMMLRTGDYAVSAGASGAIFGVIGGFLWIVILHRGRFEQITTRGIMMMIVLTIYYGFSSAGIDNWGHIGGLLAGFAATVILYHRNRQKY; encoded by the coding sequence ATGGAAAATGCAGCAGTCGCAAATGTATTAAGAGGAGAAGGCTACCGCTATTGTCACACCAATCTGGCGGAAGCCGGAATTTATTATAAGTATTATCAGGAGGGGTTCCATATTGTAATGGCGGTAGATCTCTCCGGCGGAAACCGGTTCTCTGTGCAGCAGTACCGGAGCATGGAAGAACACGCCATGGATCTGTTCTATCACCCGCAGGGGAGACTTGGGGATTTCCCGGATGGATTTCCGGTATATCATGTGGAGATGCTGACACTTCTGATCGGCGGAGATTCCGAGGTGGAACGAAAGTTGTGCGCAGAGTGCAGGAATGTGTGGGTATATCAGCCCCAAAGCGGACGGCTGCTGATTTATGAGAACCAGCCGGGAGACTTTTTCGGACTCCGGGGGGCATTAGAGCAGGGTGCCGGAACAGGCGGCGCGGGAGAGACGTCGCGGCAGGGTACCGGAGCCGGTGGCTGGGCAGAGACGTCGCGGCAGGGTGCCGGAGCATGTGGCTGGGCAGAGACGTCGTGGCAGGACACAGGTACCGCATATGCATCTGCACAGAATACGGCAAAGAACCGGTTGGGCATTTTGTGGAAGAACATCCGGGCGGAATATGTGACCATCGCTCTCGTTACTGTCAATGTTATAACATATCTTGTGCTTGAATGGCTCGGAGATACGACGAACGGATTTTTTATGGCGGAGCACGGCGCGATGTACCCGGATTTTATCCGGATCAACCATGAATGGTGGAGGATCATAAGTGCTGGCTTCCTTCATTTCGGCGCGGTACATCTGGTGAATAATATGGTGATTTTATACTGTATGGGATCAAGACTGGAGCGTGTCACAGGGCATCTGAAGTATTTTTTGATTTATCTGGTTTCCCTGATCGGGGCGGGACTGCTCTCCTACGGGATGATGCTTCGCACCGGCGATTATGCAGTGTCGGCAGGAGCTTCGGGTGCTATTTTCGGAGTGATTGGCGGATTCCTGTGGATCGTGATACTGCACCGGGGCAGATTTGAGCAGATTACAACCCGGGGAATTATGATGATGATTGTGCTTACCATCTATTACGGGTTTTCCTCGGCGGGAATTGATAACTGGGGACACATCGGAGGTCTGCTTGCCGGATTTGCCGCGACAGTCATTTTATATCACAGAAACCGTCAAAAATATTGA
- a CDS encoding DUF6382 domain-containing protein yields MKIQYIRKLTASYMVLAQCEELQEWEKKMIAHAPKGNIVFAECVQENGEKYLWYNITGKQALDAVLETETFSYDMLCNVLNGIYEAVQQLEGMLLPAQSILLSAESIFVDYRTRQISFCYYPGNPMPLPEAFRTFMEYLLTRLDHSDERAVKAAYDIYGQSSAGGMELKELKSLLLMPYEKDEAKTEPEGLDDTEPEEPKAYATVGQKEQDGKRDASIWKQIFRGESTVQELLAAVWEKIWKTTGTAAGRPAGEKAGRPADEAAASGDKRRTGRWKIGGNMKNMQKEPEAFVFEPEEEEHKSANPTVLLAGISQKPEGILRYEGTGGYSDLVIEKDNYVIGSTAECDGRIPSATVSRRHAKISKKGAVFFIEDLNSSNGTRVGGELLNYKTGMSLQKNEVVMFADEKFRFI; encoded by the coding sequence ATGAAGATACAGTATATTAGAAAACTGACGGCAAGCTACATGGTGCTCGCGCAGTGTGAAGAATTGCAGGAATGGGAAAAAAAGATGATTGCTCATGCTCCGAAGGGGAATATTGTGTTTGCGGAATGTGTGCAGGAGAACGGAGAAAAGTATCTGTGGTATAACATTACAGGAAAACAGGCGCTGGATGCGGTGTTGGAGACGGAGACGTTTTCCTATGATATGTTGTGCAATGTACTCAACGGAATTTATGAGGCAGTGCAGCAGTTAGAGGGAATGCTGCTGCCGGCACAGAGTATTCTGTTGTCGGCGGAAAGTATTTTCGTAGATTACCGGACCAGACAGATTTCTTTCTGCTACTATCCGGGGAATCCAATGCCGCTGCCGGAAGCCTTCCGGACGTTCATGGAATATCTGCTGACACGACTGGATCATTCGGATGAGCGTGCGGTCAAAGCGGCATATGATATTTACGGACAGAGCAGTGCAGGGGGAATGGAGTTAAAGGAGCTGAAATCGCTGCTTTTAATGCCGTATGAAAAGGATGAAGCGAAGACAGAGCCGGAGGGTCTGGATGACACAGAACCGGAAGAGCCGAAAGCATATGCCACTGTCGGACAGAAGGAACAGGACGGGAAGCGGGATGCTTCCATATGGAAGCAGATTTTTCGCGGAGAGAGCACGGTGCAGGAACTGCTTGCGGCAGTGTGGGAGAAAATATGGAAAACGACAGGCACAGCTGCAGGCAGACCGGCAGGTGAAAAGGCAGGCAGACCGGCGGACGAAGCGGCAGCATCCGGGGACAAAAGAAGAACGGGCAGATGGAAGATCGGCGGGAATATGAAAAATATGCAGAAGGAGCCGGAGGCGTTTGTCTTTGAACCGGAGGAAGAGGAACATAAATCCGCAAATCCCACGGTGCTTTTGGCGGGAATTTCGCAGAAACCGGAAGGAATCCTGCGCTACGAAGGAACCGGCGGATACTCGGATCTGGTGATAGAGAAAGACAACTATGTAATCGGGAGTACAGCGGAGTGTGATGGCCGGATTCCGAGTGCGACCGTGAGCAGGAGGCATGCAAAGATCAGCAAAAAGGGAGCTGTCTTTTTTATAGAGGATCTCAATTCGTCGAACGGCACCAGAGTGGGTGGAGAATTGCTGAATTATAAAACAGGAATGAGTCTGCAGAAAAATGAGGTCGTGATGTTTGCAGATGAAAAGTTTAGATTTATTTAA
- a CDS encoding TadE/TadG family type IV pilus assembly protein: MNGWRGSLTIEAALVVPLVLALFAFAMKSGIQMYTECRDTALAIGQEQEIEAVKMFYRWQEAGELFQNEDTVY, translated from the coding sequence ATGAACGGATGGAGAGGAAGTCTGACCATAGAGGCGGCGCTTGTGGTGCCGCTCGTGCTGGCGTTGTTTGCATTCGCCATGAAGAGCGGTATTCAGATGTATACAGAGTGCAGGGACACCGCGCTGGCGATAGGGCAGGAGCAGGAAATAGAGGCGGTAAAGATGTTTTACCGCTGGCAGGAAGCGGGGGAATTATTTCAAAATGAAGATACAGTATATTAG
- a CDS encoding prepilin peptidase, which produces MQNCVGEVLLLGIFAVTAYRDWKEQMICVYVPLAAGIAGLVLHLMLPTQKLTDLLLGAGIGAVLLLAAWVSREEIGYGDGAMLMASGIFLGFWRNVELFLTALMLIVPAALFGLIVKHRRKDYRMPFLPFLFAAYVFQLGWR; this is translated from the coding sequence ATGCAGAATTGTGTGGGTGAGGTGTTGCTGCTTGGAATATTTGCGGTCACGGCATACCGCGACTGGAAGGAACAGATGATATGCGTGTATGTGCCTCTTGCGGCGGGAATTGCAGGACTGGTTCTTCACCTGATGCTCCCGACACAGAAGCTGACGGATCTGCTGTTGGGTGCAGGAATCGGCGCGGTGCTTTTGCTTGCGGCTTGGGTCAGCAGGGAGGAGATTGGCTACGGGGATGGCGCAATGCTGATGGCAAGCGGTATTTTTCTGGGATTCTGGCGGAATGTGGAGTTGTTTTTAACGGCGCTTATGTTGATTGTTCCGGCGGCGTTGTTTGGACTCATTGTGAAGCATAGAAGAAAGGATTACCGGATGCCGTTTCTTCCATTCCTTTTTGCGGCGTATGTATTTCAGCTGGGATGGCGGTAG
- a CDS encoding pilus assembly protein, whose translation MMPVLACFFVSVLFFFRIMQIQLEVQRALDDTGRKLAVCATTVSSDGAALPGMAEALLLREMADRTEAETYITGGKFGISLIGSDFSGEEITLRAAYHIRLPIRIFWLWDFAMEQRADCRKWTGWSAAEGSDEDQWVYVTQTGTAYHREYSCTHLELSIRSVAEAEIAALRNENGEAYRKCMQCRYAENAFGRLYITNQGDCYHKDLGCSGIKRTVRMIRLSEVGTRRPCSRCGQ comes from the coding sequence GTGATGCCGGTGCTGGCATGCTTTTTTGTGAGTGTTCTCTTTTTCTTCCGCATCATGCAGATTCAGCTTGAGGTGCAGAGGGCATTGGATGATACGGGACGGAAGCTGGCAGTCTGCGCGACAACTGTGTCATCCGACGGGGCGGCGCTCCCTGGAATGGCAGAGGCTTTGCTTTTGAGAGAGATGGCGGACCGCACGGAAGCAGAAACTTACATCACAGGAGGAAAGTTTGGAATCAGCCTGATTGGATCCGATTTCTCCGGGGAGGAGATCACACTGCGGGCGGCGTATCATATCCGGCTGCCCATCCGGATCTTCTGGTTGTGGGATTTTGCGATGGAACAGCGGGCAGATTGCAGGAAATGGACAGGATGGAGTGCTGCAGAGGGAAGTGATGAAGACCAGTGGGTGTATGTCACACAGACAGGAACCGCCTATCACAGGGAGTATAGCTGCACGCATCTGGAGCTGTCGATCCGGTCTGTGGCGGAGGCGGAAATTGCGGCACTTCGCAATGAGAACGGGGAAGCATATAGAAAATGCATGCAGTGCCGGTATGCGGAAAATGCATTCGGACGGCTCTATATTACGAACCAGGGCGACTGCTACCACAAAGATCTTGGCTGCAGCGGCATCAAGCGAACCGTCCGCATGATACGGCTGTCCGAGGTGGGAACACGCAGACCGTGCAGCCGGTGCGGGCAGTAG
- a CDS encoding DUF5702 domain-containing protein — protein sequence MRKRASITVFSALAFALVASFLMALLEAGRVYQIQTYADMKSTLALESVCAEYQPVLWEEFHLLGLDGAYGGDIFSMDHVTAVLRERLDRNLDVDGAGGSILQVTLAGAEPVAYRLMTDQEGSVFLHCVAAYMKQNMAMETIRALQERYGEHEQVEQSGQGEESIEDARTAIEEAKSERREQAESDGTEAVIPELPPEQENPLEVVHAIKQNALLGMTLGDFGAVSTRQTDLGDSIERRQKQTGNMEIQVSDWYDRILALEYMDQYFGDYLGESEDHALAYELEYVLAGKGSDKENLESVIKRLLFVREAANITHILGDGDKRAKTLGMAEALAGFTGNPAVVRLVQTGVIAAWAYVESILDIRALLAGDKIALIKTETQWTAQFGSLAAAFEDGKKAKNCENGVSYQGYLKGFLYTVSSERLAYRMMDIMERTVRLHPMYADCRMDHVLCGISYRMDYEWQPLFSGLMVHTGRDLSGLCYQTQRTFSYD from the coding sequence ATGAGAAAGAGAGCAAGTATTACGGTATTTTCCGCACTTGCGTTTGCGCTGGTGGCATCCTTCCTTATGGCTCTTCTGGAGGCGGGGAGGGTGTACCAGATACAGACGTATGCAGATATGAAGTCCACGCTTGCGCTGGAGTCGGTATGCGCAGAGTATCAGCCGGTGCTCTGGGAAGAATTTCATCTGCTGGGACTGGATGGCGCCTACGGTGGGGATATATTTTCCATGGATCATGTAACCGCTGTTTTAAGAGAGCGGCTTGACCGGAATCTGGACGTTGATGGAGCGGGAGGAAGCATCCTGCAGGTCACCCTTGCAGGAGCAGAGCCGGTGGCATACCGTCTGATGACGGATCAGGAGGGAAGCGTGTTTCTGCACTGTGTGGCAGCATATATGAAGCAGAATATGGCGATGGAGACCATACGGGCATTACAGGAACGCTATGGCGAGCATGAGCAGGTGGAACAGAGCGGACAGGGGGAAGAGAGTATCGAGGATGCCAGAACAGCGATCGAAGAGGCAAAAAGCGAACGCCGGGAACAGGCAGAATCGGACGGGACGGAAGCGGTGATACCGGAACTTCCGCCGGAGCAGGAAAATCCGCTAGAGGTTGTTCATGCGATAAAGCAGAACGCACTGCTTGGAATGACGCTGGGGGATTTTGGTGCGGTCTCGACGAGGCAGACCGATCTGGGTGATTCGATAGAGAGGCGGCAGAAACAGACCGGCAATATGGAAATACAGGTGTCGGACTGGTATGACAGAATACTCGCACTGGAATATATGGATCAATATTTTGGAGATTATCTGGGAGAATCAGAGGATCACGCGCTGGCATATGAACTGGAATATGTGCTGGCAGGAAAAGGATCGGATAAAGAGAATCTGGAAAGCGTCATCAAGCGCCTGCTGTTTGTCCGGGAGGCAGCCAATATCACGCATATCCTCGGAGATGGGGACAAGCGGGCAAAGACGCTTGGAATGGCGGAGGCGCTGGCGGGATTTACGGGAAATCCTGCGGTTGTGCGGCTTGTCCAGACGGGGGTAATCGCGGCGTGGGCGTATGTGGAGAGTATTTTGGACATCCGGGCATTGCTGGCGGGGGATAAGATTGCCTTGATAAAAACTGAGACGCAGTGGACAGCGCAGTTTGGCAGTCTTGCGGCGGCGTTTGAAGACGGCAAAAAGGCAAAAAACTGCGAAAACGGTGTGAGTTATCAGGGCTACCTGAAGGGATTCCTGTATACAGTGTCATCAGAGCGGCTGGCGTACCGGATGATGGACATCATGGAACGGACAGTACGCCTGCATCCAATGTATGCAGACTGCCGCATGGATCATGTGCTGTGTGGCATAAGTTACCGCATGGATTATGAGTGGCAGCCGTTGTTTTCCGGGCTGATGGTACATACAGGGAGAGATCTGTCCGGTCTATGCTATCAGACACAGCGAACGTTTTCGTATGATTGA
- a CDS encoding Flp1 family type IVb pilin, protein MRGIREFIREEDGVGVVELILILVVLIGLVLIFKDQLTSLVNDIFDTITKKAGKV, encoded by the coding sequence ATGAGAGGGATCAGAGAGTTTATCAGAGAAGAAGACGGTGTGGGAGTTGTGGAATTGATTCTGATTCTGGTCGTGTTGATCGGGCTGGTACTGATCTTTAAAGATCAACTTACAAGTCTGGTGAACGATATTTTCGATACGATCACGAAAAAGGCGGGAAAGGTCTGA